TCTGATTCATGTGTTATTCGCTGCTATGGGATACTGGGATTAGATTCTATTGATAAATTGTCAACTTTTTGGGTTTATTGATATTTCAAAGGTGAATTTAGCGTCAGGGCTTTGTTCGCTTTCTTAACTAGAGTCAGATACTTGGATAACATGTCTATGTCTATGTTGTTAGACTAGTTCTGTTTATAAAGATATACCCTTTGTTGAAGGTTGGCTGAAGTGGCCTGAAAATTATAAAGATTTAACATTAATTGTGCGGTATGCTCTCTCCCAATGCTCTTCACTGACAAAGTTAATGGGTTTTTGAACTTTCAGTGTGCCGTGTATCACTAGTTTGGCGTTGAACATCAAGATGGGAGCTTGCGCGTCCAAGGTCAGTGTTATTTCGTTCTTCCTTCTGTTTTCTTCAACGGCTCATAACTTCTCATATGTCAATTGATAGTAATAATATATCTTCCTCACAGAAAGTTTGTGGACAATTTTTGGACAATAGTTCAGTTTCTATGCTTAAAATGTATGCAAAAGAAGTCTGTTCTCTTTGGTATTTCGTAgttaataattctctctgcagCCTGCGATGAAGAAGTTTACCATTTCTTAACGACTATGATGCTCTTTGTAACGATTGTGAAACTTCTTGCATGCCACCTAGTGTTTACTTTTGTTGCCTTGTTTAATCTGACAAGTTATCATGTTCGTGGTTCTTGTAGTCTAAAACTATGGGAGATGACGAGTCTGAACATACTGTTGAGTTTACTGGTGGGAATGTGCACCTCATCACCACCATAGAAAAGTGGGATCAAAAGTTGGCCGAAGCAAAGACAGATGGCAAAGTTGTAAGTTTGAGTACCTTTTGCCTTTCAAGAGAAATGCAGTGTGTTAAATTGTATCTGGTAGTTCACTTTCAAATTTGTGATATGCTTGGATTGAGCCAAATTCAATGTTTTTAGTAATGTATATTCAATTTAGAAACTGGACCGTTGCAATAATTTAGTGATTATCCACTAAATATAGATTGTCTCGTGAATTATGATACATGTAACACAACTTGGGATGGAATCCTACAAGATGCAGTACCTTAAAGAATCAACAAAAGAGATGAAATAATAGTATGTTTATGCAAGATTTTTGTCTGCTGAAAAGTTGAGCATCCGCAGAATTAAGTTTTTATGTCCAAGGAAAAGTACCATAGCAGAGTTTCATGTACATCGATCTTCCTCCATTTCTTTATGCTCAATATGTTTGCACCTTAGACCAGTGAGCATAAAGAAACGGAGTAAGATTTATGTACATGGATATTTAGATCAAAAGAGACGGCCTACCACAGAACAAATTCTTAATAATAAATATAtcctattttatatttttgattTATCATTATGAAAGTGCTCAGAGTTTTATCTTatatattctttggttaatttaCAACATTATGTATGAACAGATATTTTCCAAAACCTGGCTGATTTACTGTCAAATGATGTTGAAGTTTTGTGTATATGGATCTTATTTAAGACTGCAAGGTCATAAATGCATCATTTCACAACCCTTACTGCAGCTTTGATATATGTCCATGCTATTGTTATGTACTGTGTAGGTTAACTAGATTTGGGTTTTTGATTTGCTTATCAGTTTTTGAATATTTGTTCGCATTGTTTTGTATCTCTACATATAAATTGAGATTGATATGTTCAACAGGTGATTGCAAACTTCAGTGCAACATGGTGTGGTCCGTGCAAACAGATTGCACCATTATATCGCGAGTTATCTGAGCAATACACTTCTTTAATGTTCCTTGTGATCGACGTTGATGAACTTACTGTAAGTCGGTAACCAATTTTGTTATTTCAATAGAGTTGGTGCTATTGATGCTGATGGTCTGATGTGTCCAGTAGCCTATCATAAATTGTCAACTGGTAGGTGGTTCTTACATTCAGTTCTGTATGGTGCAGGATTTCAGTACTTCATGGGATATCAAAGCCACTCcaactttcttcttcctccaagaTGGTCAGCAAGTTGACAAGCTTGTCGGAGCCAACAAGCCAGAGTTGCAGAAGAAGATAGTTGCCATTGTAGATTCAGCCCCTTGTAAGAAATGACTGCTATAGTAGTCTGTTTGTGATTCAATGTCTCCTATTACATTTGCTGCAGGTTTCTTGATATCAATGTGAAATTTTTTGTTGTAAGTtcttggattgtaaatatgaATGAGATCAGACGAGTTTTGATGATATGAAAATCTTAAGATCTTTCATGACAATTTTACTGTTGTTATTTCAACTTAATTGGTGGCCAttactcctttttcttttgctgttttttcaattttagccaaattgagtCCTTTCTGTCTTGATGGCTTTTCTCTCAAAATGGTCCAATTGCTCAAACCTCCTCTGCTCTATTATTACATTTTCTCCTGATTCAATGTACATAAGTTGCACAGATGATTACATAAATTAGCAGTGAATGTAATAAATTGTTCATGCGCAGCTATTATTGCCTTCAAAATCGCGGTTGTTCTTTCATTCAGATAGATGTTGGTCGGAATTGCTTATGAAATCTCTTGACCATATGTAATTGACTCGCAGAAGCTTCTGAATTATAAAATGTCATCTTCTTATGTTAGAGAAAATCTACTAACAGCGACAACCTGATTAAACGTGGACAAAGAATCAAACACCGGCCATCAGAATTCAAGATTATTATACACCAGAAGTTAGGTAAAAGACGATT
Above is a genomic segment from Rosa chinensis cultivar Old Blush chromosome 3, RchiOBHm-V2, whole genome shotgun sequence containing:
- the LOC112195385 gene encoding thioredoxin H9 isoform X1; translation: MCYSLLWDTGIRFYCVPCITSLALNIKMGACASKSKTMGDDESEHTVEFTGGNVHLITTIEKWDQKLAEAKTDGKVVIANFSATWCGPCKQIAPLYRELSEQYTSLMFLVIDVDELTDFSTSWDIKATPTFFFLQDGQQVDKLVGANKPELQKKIVAIVDSAPCKK
- the LOC112195385 gene encoding thioredoxin H9 isoform X2; its protein translation is MGACASKSKTMGDDESEHTVEFTGGNVHLITTIEKWDQKLAEAKTDGKVVIANFSATWCGPCKQIAPLYRELSEQYTSLMFLVIDVDELTDFSTSWDIKATPTFFFLQDGQQVDKLVGANKPELQKKIVAIVDSAPCKK